One window of Nocardioides dongkuii genomic DNA carries:
- the sucB gene encoding 2-oxoglutarate dehydrogenase, E2 component, dihydrolipoamide succinyltransferase, whose product MAQVLMPRLGVSVTEGTVSSWLKQIGDTVEVGEPICEVATDKVDTEIESTVAGVLTEQLYAEDEVVLVGEPLATVVGSDEASDPPPPVVPDEPAPVVPEPAAGDDPAPAPEPAPAQPAAGVPHDALVLMPRLGVSVIEGTVSSWLKQVGDTVEVGEPICEVATDKVDTEIESTIAGVLAEQRYAEGETVQVGEPLGVVTEDGTLPSTAPTGPAVTPPAATAAAQDTTPSASAGPTTPGRPVALRPGPFDHEEQARRVLGGLARSGRPAASPGARRLATELGVDLGSVTGTGGAGHVTRDDVQKHSERPQVPAPTPAPVVAARPAVEPVPEVEKGAGGLPLGYEDVPYDEVVTSRIRRVTAEHMTRSRRTAAHMTTEVDVDLGMLTDVRVRLNRQRAGAGQGKLSFLPFVARAACAALLEHRDLNATFETHRLLRWNEINLGIAVDTPRGLMVPVLRGAQRMTVESLGEGITDIAGRIRDGKPGPDDFRAGTFTISNPGSVGAVSAPAIINQPQVAILGMPTIVRRPWVVMLPDGQETIAIRPIVRLALTFDHRAVDGADATRCLVDIRRRLEAWDVDDYR is encoded by the coding sequence ATGGCGCAAGTGCTGATGCCCCGACTGGGCGTCTCGGTGACCGAGGGCACCGTCTCCAGCTGGCTCAAGCAGATCGGCGACACCGTCGAGGTGGGCGAGCCGATCTGCGAGGTGGCCACCGACAAGGTGGACACCGAGATCGAGAGCACCGTGGCCGGGGTGCTCACCGAGCAGCTGTACGCCGAGGACGAGGTGGTCCTGGTCGGCGAGCCGCTCGCGACCGTCGTCGGGTCCGACGAGGCCTCGGACCCGCCCCCGCCGGTCGTTCCGGACGAGCCGGCGCCGGTCGTCCCGGAGCCGGCCGCCGGCGACGACCCAGCGCCGGCTCCTGAGCCCGCGCCTGCCCAGCCGGCAGCAGGGGTCCCGCACGACGCGCTCGTCCTGATGCCCCGGCTGGGCGTCTCGGTGATCGAGGGCACCGTCTCCAGCTGGCTCAAGCAGGTCGGCGACACCGTCGAGGTAGGCGAGCCGATCTGCGAGGTGGCCACCGACAAGGTGGACACCGAGATCGAGAGCACGATCGCCGGGGTCCTCGCCGAGCAGCGGTACGCCGAGGGCGAGACCGTCCAGGTCGGTGAGCCGTTGGGGGTCGTCACCGAGGACGGCACGCTGCCGTCCACCGCACCGACGGGCCCGGCGGTCACGCCTCCTGCTGCCACCGCCGCCGCACAGGACACGACGCCGTCGGCCTCCGCCGGCCCCACTACCCCCGGCCGACCGGTCGCGCTGCGGCCGGGCCCCTTCGACCACGAGGAGCAGGCCCGGCGCGTGCTGGGAGGACTGGCCCGCTCCGGCCGGCCGGCCGCCTCCCCGGGCGCAAGGCGCCTCGCCACGGAGCTCGGCGTGGACCTGGGATCCGTGACCGGGACCGGGGGAGCCGGCCACGTCACCCGCGACGACGTCCAGAAGCACTCGGAGCGTCCGCAGGTGCCTGCTCCGACCCCGGCGCCGGTTGTCGCTGCACGTCCGGCGGTCGAGCCGGTGCCCGAGGTCGAGAAAGGGGCAGGAGGGCTGCCGCTCGGCTACGAGGACGTGCCGTACGACGAGGTGGTGACGAGTCGGATCCGCCGGGTCACCGCGGAGCACATGACGCGCTCGCGCCGTACCGCGGCCCACATGACCACCGAGGTGGACGTGGACCTCGGCATGCTGACCGACGTGCGCGTCCGGCTGAACCGCCAGCGGGCCGGTGCCGGCCAGGGGAAGCTGTCGTTCCTGCCGTTCGTCGCCCGCGCCGCGTGCGCTGCCCTGCTGGAGCACCGCGACCTCAACGCGACCTTCGAGACCCACCGGCTGCTGCGGTGGAACGAAATCAACCTCGGCATCGCGGTCGACACCCCGCGCGGGCTCATGGTGCCGGTGCTACGCGGGGCGCAGCGGATGACGGTGGAGTCGCTCGGCGAGGGCATCACGGACATCGCGGGCCGGATCCGCGACGGCAAGCCTGGCCCGGACGACTTCCGGGCCGGCACCTTCACGATCAGCAACCCGGGGTCGGTCGGTGCTGTCTCGGCGCCGGCGATCATCAACCAGCCCCAGGTGGCGATCCTCGGGATGCCGACGATCGTCCGCAGGCCCTGGGTGGTCATGCTGCCCGACGGGCAGGAGACGATCGCCATCCGGCCCATCGTGCGCCTGGCGCTGACGTTCGACCACCGCGCGGTGGACGGCGCGGACGCCACCCGGTGCCTCGTGGACATCCGGCGGCGCCTCGAGGCCTGGGACGTCGACGACTACCGCTGA
- a CDS encoding TetR/AcrR family transcriptional regulator — MSSGERRQQIVTLAAGLFDKTGYSSTTMDDIAREVGVAKPTLYHYFPSKDDILHAIHEEFIDLLIDRHEARLDTGLRPEQLLLEVMADILELMETHRGHVRVFFEHHRELPPEARGPIKVKRDRYEKVVEDLIAEGVATGVLRPTDPHLAALAMFGMCNWAYQWYRPNGRLRSRELAYQFWNYLVYGLGTDQLPALSTPRAALPG; from the coding sequence ATGTCGTCGGGTGAGCGACGCCAGCAGATCGTGACGCTGGCAGCTGGCTTGTTCGACAAGACGGGCTACTCGAGCACGACGATGGACGACATCGCCCGGGAGGTGGGGGTCGCCAAGCCGACGCTCTACCACTACTTCCCCAGCAAGGACGACATCCTTCACGCCATCCACGAGGAGTTCATCGACCTCCTCATCGACCGGCACGAGGCCCGCCTCGACACCGGGCTCCGTCCGGAGCAGCTGCTCCTCGAGGTGATGGCAGACATCCTCGAGCTGATGGAGACCCATCGCGGCCACGTGCGGGTCTTCTTCGAGCACCACCGGGAGCTTCCTCCCGAGGCGCGCGGCCCCATCAAGGTCAAGCGCGACCGCTACGAGAAGGTGGTCGAGGACCTGATCGCCGAGGGCGTCGCGACCGGGGTGCTCCGCCCCACCGACCCCCACCTGGCTGCGCTCGCGATGTTCGGCATGTGCAACTGGGCCTACCAGTGGTACCGGCCGAACGGCAGGCTGCGGTCGCGCGAGCTGGCCTACCAGTTCTGGAACTACCTCGTCTACGGGCTCGGCACGGACCAGCTCCCGGCGCTCTCGACGCCGCGAGCCGCCCTGCCCGGGTGA